The genome window TCAGCATGGTCAACCCCGCCCACGGGCAGGTGAGGGGTCAGCCCCGCCCACGGGCAGGTGAGGGGGCGCCTGTGGGCTCAGCAGGGTCATCTGTGGGCTCAGCAGGGTCAACCCCGCCCACAGGCAGGTCTGGGGGCACTTGTGCAGGTGTGGGGTCAGCCCCGCCCACAGACGGGTGAGGGGGCACCTGTGGGGTCAGCTCTGGGCCACCTCTGGGGTCAGGTGTGGGGTCACCTCCGGGGTCAGGTGTGGGGTCAGCTTTGGGGTCAGTTGGGATAGATGTGGGGATACTGTGGAGACACAGACAGGGGGATACACACCTGCCCAGGGCGTGTCCAGGGCGCGTCTGGGGCATGTCCAGGGCATGTCCAGGGCGTGTCCAGGGTGTGCCTGGGGCGTGTCCAGGGCGTGTCCAGGGTGTGTCCAGGGCGTGTCCCCCGCCCCACCGACCCCTCCCCGCCGTCCCCAGCGCGCCCAGTTCAACTGGGACCCCGAGACCGTGGGGATGATCCACGGCTCCTTCTTCTGGGGCTACATCGTCACCCAGATCCCCGGCGGCTTCATCGCCCAGAAATTCGCCGCCAACAGGTGAGCTCCgcccgggggcggggccgggggcggggcccgcgccaggtgtgtccccaggtgtcaccGGGGCGTCCCCTGCCGCAGGGTGTTCGGCCTGGCCATCGTGTCCACCTCGGTGCTGAACATGCTGATCCCGTCGGCCGCGCGCGCCCACGTGGGCTGCGTCATCGCCGTGCGCGTCATGCAGGGCCTGGTGGAGGTAAAtaggggattttggggtgaatttggggcattttgggtGCGTTGGGGGCTGCGTCATTGCCCTGCACGTCATGCAGGGCCTGGTGGAGGTAAagagaggattttggggtgaatttggggcattttgggtGCGTTGGGGGATGCGTCATTGCCCTGCGCGTCATGCAGGGCCTGGTAGAGGCAaagaggggattttggggtgaatttggggggttttgggtgCGGTGGAGGCTGCGTCATCACCCTGCGCGTCATGCAGGGCCTGGTGGAGGCAaagaggggattttggggtgaatttggaGGGTTTTGGGTCTGTTTGGGGCTGCGTTATCACTGTGCACATCATGCAGGGCCTGGTcgaggaggagaggaggggattttggggcaattttggggctttttgggtGCGTTTGGTGTGTTTTTACGGTGGTTTTGGGGTATTCTGGCGTGGTTTAGGATAGGTTTTGCTGTTCAGGAGCTGAGGTTGGGGCGTGGCCATGGTTGGGTGTGTCCTTGTCCATCAAGGCACAGCTGTGTAGGTGTGGCCAGGGTTGggtgtgtccctgcccatcaaGGTGTGGCCGGGTGGGCGTGGCCAGGGTTGggtgtgtccctgcccatcaaGATGTGGCCGGGTGGGCGTGGCGCTGTCGGATGTGTCCCGTGGGCGTGTCCCGCGCTGACCCCGCCCCTTTTCCCGGGCAGGGCGTGACCTACCCCGCCTGTCACGGCATCTGGAGCAAGTGGGCGCCGCCCCTGGAGCGGAGCCGGCTGGCAACCACGGCCTTCTGCGGTAATGGGGGGTCCGGGGGGTCACCGAGGGGTCCGGGGGGTCACCgaggggtctgggggcttcgggggctctgggggctctcagGGGGTGTCCCGGGGGGTTGGGGTCCCACTGACCCCTCCTCACCCCCCAGGTTCATGCATGGGGGCCGTGGTGGCCCCGCCCCTGCCGGggtcccaggggctgggggcggcacggggggggtcccagggacatgggggggtttggggggtccctgggggtccccagtGACCCCTGCCCCCCCAGGGTCGTATGCAGGAGCCGTGGTGGCCATGCCCCTGGCCGGGGTCCTGGTGCAGTACACGGGCTGGAGCTCCGTGTTCTACGTCTACGGTGAGACCCCCGCCCACCTTGGGAccccccctgggaccccccctgggaccccctgagagcccccccgggccccccaCCCACCCTGGGACCCCCGCCCACGCCGGGACCCCGTGAGagcccccccgggaccccccgggaccccccacccaccctgggaccccctgggaccccccctgAAACCCCTCAGAAACCCTGAGACCCCCTGGGAGCCCCTCGAGACCCCCAGAACCCTCCCAAACCGGGGACCCCCGCCCATCCCGGGACCCCCTGAGACCCCCTGACCCCTCCTAAATCTCACCTGGGAGcccatcccagttcccccagtaaCCCCAGTTCCGCCAGGCAGTTTCGGGGTGCTCTGGTACCATTCCCGCTGCCTCCATTGACCattcccagtatccccagtatccccagtatAACCATTACCCCCAGGCAGTTTCGGGGCGCTCTGGTATCTCTCCCACTGCCCCCATTGAccgttcccagtgctcccagtgctcccagtataACCATTACCCCCAGGCAGTTTCGGGGTGCTCTGGTGCCACTCCCACTGCCCCCACTgaccattcccagtgctcccagtataACCATTACCCCCAGGCAGTTTCGGGGTGCTCTGGTACATGTTCTGGGTGCTGGTGTCCTACGAGAGCCCGGCCCAGCACCCGACGATCTCCCCCGAGGAGAGGAAATACATCGAGGAGAGCATCGGGGAGAGCGTGGGCAGCAACCCCTTACTGGTCAGACTGGGATGGaatgggaggcactgggagaactgggatcGCACTGGGGGTGGTCAGGGATGGCCTGGGGGTGTCCTGGAGATGGTCAGAGGTGGACAGGGGTGGCCTGGGAATGGTCAAGGGTGGTCAGGGGTGGCCGGGGTCActctgggggtgtcctgggggtgACCAGGGGTGGCCAGCGGTGTCCTGGGGGTGACCAGGGGTGGTCAGGGGTGGCCTGGGGGTGACCGCGGGTGCTCAGGGGTGGTCAGGGGGTGTCCTGGAGATGACCAGGGGTGACCAGGGGTGGCCGGGGTCActctgggggtgtcctgggggtggCCTGGGGTGGTCAGGCATGGTCAGGGGTGGCCGGGGGTGGCCAGGGTCActctgggggtgtcctgggggtggTCAGGGGTGGCCAGGGGTGGCCGGGGTCACTCTGGGGGTGTCCTGGAGATGACCAGAGGTGGCCTGGGGTGGTCAGGGGTGGCCGGGGTCActctgggggtgtcctgggggtggTCAGGGGTGGCCAGGGGTGgctggggtcactctgggggTGTCCTGGAGATGACCAGGGGTGGCCTGGGGTGGTCAGGGGTGGCCGGGGTCActctgggggtgtcctgggggtggTCAGGGGTGGCCAGGGGTGGCCGGGGTCActctgggggtgtcctgggggtcAGCTGTCCC of Molothrus ater isolate BHLD 08-10-18 breed brown headed cowbird unplaced genomic scaffold, BPBGC_Mater_1.1 matUn_MA560, whole genome shotgun sequence contains these proteins:
- the SLC17A7 gene encoding vesicular glutamate transporter 1 codes for the protein MEFNKEEFRRQLGAGLGRLHRFLERRQDDPESLELSSGGLSGGTPTAPRPPVLDCTFCGLPRRYGIAILCGIGFCISFGIRCNLGVAVVSMVNPAHGQRAQFNWDPETVGMIHGSFFWGYIVTQIPGGFIAQKFAANRVFGLAIVSTSVLNMLIPSAARAHVGCVIAVRVMQGLVEGVTYPACHGIWSKWAPPLERSRLATTAFCGSYAGAVVAMPLAGVLVQYTGWSSVFYVYGSFGVLWYMFWVLVSYESPAQHPTISPEERKYIEESIGESVGSNPLLLATPWRQFFTSMPVYAIIVANFCRSWTFYLLLISQPAYFEEVFGFEISK